A DNA window from Sphaeramia orbicularis chromosome 22, fSphaOr1.1, whole genome shotgun sequence contains the following coding sequences:
- the frmd6 gene encoding FERM domain-containing protein 6 — protein sequence MNKLNFHNNKTMQDRRCVCVFLPNDDTLNVIVNVKTLCQELLVQVCDLLRLKDCHLFGLSVIQNNEHIYMELDQKLSKYCPKEWKREASKGIDQFGPPMIIHFRAQYYVENGRLISDRAARYYYYWHLRKQVLLSQCIQREEAYFLLAAFALQADLGNFKRNKHFGKYFEPEAYFPPWVIAKRGREYILRHIPNMHKDQFALTASEAHLKYIKECAQLDDVTVHYYRLYKDKKEVEASLTLGLTLRGIQIFQNVGSVRQLLYDFPWTNVGKLVFVGKKFEILPDGLPSARKLIYYTGCPMRSRHLLQLLSNSHRLYMNLQPVLKQVRRLEENEEKKQYRESYISDALELDMDQLDKRSRASGSSAGSVSHHKRLSRHSTTSHGSSHTSGIETDSFRAPGQAPHRPLRTCSSSTTSHGSSHTSGIESSGKERILDDDEIEMLVDDPKDYEELHEMVLDQDLCIHITEDMLTMSPDQTNGYSGLIVKDVSSSTSSSSETVVKMRGQSIESLPQTSCRKPPSSTDRHSQSLDDIRLYQKDCQQWAELCQDTAHSYTFGCAQELSDGCNYQGLADQCAGIRNEQHPFPIKRTNKYFSLDLSSDEVPEFVV from the exons atgaacaaactgaactttCATAACAACAAAACCATGCAGGACCGCCGATGTGTCTGTGTCTTTCTGCCCAATGATGACACCCTCAATGTCATTGTCAAT GTGAAGACCCTATGCCAGGAACTGTTGGTCCAGGTGTGTGACCTCCTGAGGCTCAAGGACTGTCACCTGTTTGGACTCAGTGTTATTCAGA ATAATGAACACATCTATATGGAGCTGGATCAGAAGCTATCCAAGTACTGCCCCAAAGAATGGAAAAGAGAAGCCAGCAAG GGCATCGACCAGTTTGGGCCGCCGATGATCATTCACTTCAGAGCTCAGTATTATGTTGAAAATGGGAGATTGATCAG TGACCGAGCAGCgcggtactactactactggcaCCTGAGGAAACAGGTGCTGCTGTCTCAGTGCATCCAGAGGGAGGAGGCGTACTTCCTCCTGGCAGCCTTCGCCCTGCAGGCCGACCTTGGAAACTTCAAACGCAACAAGCACTTTGGGAAGTACTTTGAACCTGAAGCCTACTTCCCCCCATGG gtGATAGCAAAGCGTGGACGTGAGTACATCCTCAGGCATATCCCAAACATGCACAAAGACCAGTTTGCCCTCACAGCTTCAGAGGCGCACCTCAAGTACATCAAGGAGTGTGCTCAGCTGGATGATGTCACTGTCCACTACTACAGGCTCTACAAG GACAAGAAGGAAGTAGAAGCATCTCTGACATTAGGACTGACTTTACGTGGGATCCAGATATTCCAG AATGTTGGGTCTGTGAGGCAGCTTTTGTATGACTTCCCCTGGACCAACGTTGGGAAACTGGTATTTGTG GGAAAGAAGTTTGAGATCCTCCCTGACGGCCTCCCCTCTGCCCGTAAACTCATTTACTACACCGGATGTCCAATGCGCTCTCGCCATCTCCTGCAGCTGCTCAGTAACAGCCACCGCCTCTACATGAACCTGCAGCCAGTCCTGAAGCAGGTCCGCCGGCTCGAAGAGAACGAAG AGAAGAAGCAGTACAGGGAGTCATACATCAGCGATGCTCTAGAACTGGACATGGATCAACTGGACAAACGGTCACGGGCCAGTGGCAGCAGCGCAGGAAGCGTGTCTCACCACAAACGTCTGTCTCGCCATTCCACAACCAGCCATGGCAGCTCGCACACCTCCGGCATCGAGACAGACAGTTTCAGGGCCCCGGGTCAGGCCCCCCACCGGCCCCTCCGGACCTGCAGTTCATCCACCACCAGCCATGGCAGCTCACACACATCTGGCATCGAGAGCAGCGGCAAGGAACGCATTCTAGACGATGATG AGATTGAGATGCTTGTGGATGACCCCAAAGACTATGAGGAGCTTCATGAGATGGTTCTGGACCAGGACCTGTGCATCCACATCACTGAGGACATGCTGACCATGTCCCCCGATCAGACCAATGGATACTCAG GTCTTATTGTCAAAGACGTCAGCTCATCAACATCCAGCTCCTCAGAAACCGTCGTCAAGATGAGAGGACAGAGTATTGAGTCCCTGCCACAG ACGTCCTGCAGGAAGCCTCCGTCATCCACCGACCGCCACAGCCAATCCCTGGATGACATTCGGCTTTACCAGAAAGACTGCCAGCAGTGGGCGGAGCTTTGCCAGGACACTGCCCACAGCTACACGTTTGGCTGCGCTCAGGAGCTGAGTGACGGCTGCAACTACCAGGGCCTGGCTGATCAATGCGCCGGCATCCGAAATGAGCAGCACCCCTTCCCCATCAAGAGAACCAACAAGTACTTTTCCCTGGACCTGAGCAGTGACGAGGTCCCGGAGTTTGTGGTGTGA